From one Salinibacterium hongtaonis genomic stretch:
- the rpsO gene encoding 30S ribosomal protein S15: MALEADVKKAIIEEYATHPGDTGSPEVQIAMLTRRIKDLTEHLKEHKHDHHSRRGLLLLVGQRRRLLGYLQDVDINRYRSLIERLGLRR, translated from the coding sequence ATGGCACTCGAAGCAGACGTCAAGAAGGCGATCATCGAAGAGTACGCAACCCACCCAGGTGACACGGGTTCCCCCGAGGTTCAGATCGCGATGCTGACGCGTCGTATCAAGGACCTCACGGAGCACCTCAAGGAGCACAAGCACGACCACCACTCGCGTCGTGGCCTCCTTCTCCTGGTCGGCCAGCGCCGTCGACTGCTCGGCTACCTGCAGGATGTTGACATCAACCGCTACCGCTCGCTGATTGAGCGCCTCGGTCTCCGTCGCTAA
- a CDS encoding alpha/beta hydrolase, protein MTATPVLEVDDSVVAWSHPAGERRGRPLVVLLHGRGSHEQDLMQLAPFLLPDAVYAAPRAPLPFPGGGYTWFPTAAPGLPDAAGVAAATRGLLEWLDRAEPSGPVAVVGFSQGGALATHLMRFDPERCAAYVCLSGFVVPGNVPNDATLPALRPPLFWGRDTADPVIPLAATDFTGRWLPQHSTLTVRQYPGAGHGIVMEEIEDVRDFLAPLVGTSTP, encoded by the coding sequence ATGACCGCAACCCCCGTTCTCGAGGTCGACGATTCCGTTGTGGCGTGGTCTCATCCCGCTGGGGAGAGGCGGGGCCGCCCTCTCGTCGTGCTGCTTCACGGCAGGGGGTCCCATGAACAAGACCTCATGCAGTTAGCGCCCTTCTTGCTGCCCGATGCCGTTTACGCCGCGCCGCGGGCACCACTGCCGTTCCCCGGCGGTGGGTATACCTGGTTTCCCACGGCCGCTCCCGGCCTTCCCGACGCTGCCGGGGTCGCTGCGGCGACGCGCGGCCTGCTGGAGTGGCTCGACAGAGCCGAGCCGTCAGGGCCCGTTGCCGTCGTGGGTTTCAGTCAGGGCGGCGCCCTCGCTACCCACCTCATGAGGTTCGATCCCGAGCGCTGTGCCGCGTATGTGTGTCTCTCAGGGTTTGTCGTGCCCGGCAATGTGCCGAACGACGCAACGCTCCCAGCGTTGCGACCGCCGCTTTTCTGGGGGCGCGACACCGCTGACCCGGTAATTCCGCTGGCGGCTACGGATTTCACGGGCCGGTGGCTGCCGCAGCACAGCACCCTCACGGTGAGGCAGTATCCGGGGGCCGGCCACGGGATCGTTATGGAAGAGATCGAGGACGTCCGCGACTTTCTGGCACCGCTCGTCGGAACAAGCACCCCTTAA
- a CDS encoding lysoplasmalogenase: MLLTRPSGRAILAFAPYGLVSLVHLSALILGASEVGVVTKIMLMPALALALLILLPARRSVVGYLLLSALVLSWGGDFALVIPGELMFLLGLIFFLAAHVVYIVAISSSLRVRRIPFVALAYAGWWIALVALLAPNVGWLVWPLAIYGLVLGGMASVALGSHPAVACGAFLFVVSDTVLALNRFMPSIELPVPDIVIMATYILAQGFIVAGALIVLKRGVPSAWGSPRKERVLNS; this comes from the coding sequence ATGCTTCTCACACGGCCGTCGGGCCGCGCCATCCTGGCGTTCGCGCCCTATGGGCTTGTTTCGCTCGTACACCTCAGCGCTCTCATCCTGGGCGCGAGCGAAGTGGGCGTGGTCACCAAGATCATGCTCATGCCAGCCCTCGCCCTGGCGCTGCTGATTCTGCTTCCCGCACGGCGCAGCGTCGTCGGGTACCTGTTGCTCAGCGCCCTCGTTCTCTCCTGGGGCGGAGACTTTGCTCTGGTAATCCCGGGTGAGCTCATGTTCCTGCTCGGGCTCATCTTTTTTCTCGCAGCTCATGTGGTCTACATCGTCGCCATTTCGTCCTCACTGAGGGTGCGAAGGATTCCCTTTGTCGCCTTGGCCTATGCCGGCTGGTGGATCGCATTGGTTGCTCTGCTGGCTCCCAACGTTGGCTGGCTCGTATGGCCGCTCGCCATCTATGGTCTTGTCCTCGGGGGCATGGCATCCGTGGCGTTGGGGTCGCATCCGGCGGTCGCCTGTGGCGCTTTTCTCTTTGTCGTCTCCGACACAGTGCTCGCCCTCAATCGATTTATGCCGAGCATCGAGCTGCCGGTTCCCGACATTGTGATCATGGCGACATACATCCTTGCGCAGGGGTTCATCGTTGCCGGGGCGCTCATCGTACTCAAGCGCGGGGTGCCCTCTGCGTGGGGATCGCCACGCAAGGAGAGAGTGCTAAACTCTTGA
- a CDS encoding SDR family NAD(P)-dependent oxidoreductase, which yields MTDELTHIHGRALITGATAGLGQEFAEQLAARGNDLILVARTPERLEATARDLASRHGVSIEVIAADLGNPHDLAIVEARLADATRPVTTLVNNAGYGLKAPFHENPVEKEAQHLAVLVAAPMRLMHAALGPMRARASGTIINVSSVAAYTPRGSYGAAKAWVLSFSRWANLEYRRDGVTVTAVVPGFVHTEFHDRMRVRTDTIPRVLWLDPPLVVRSTLRAADHGRAVVIPSMRYRMVVALTKVLPDRLTAAGSLHPR from the coding sequence ATGACCGACGAGCTCACTCACATCCATGGCCGGGCCTTGATCACGGGTGCGACGGCTGGCCTCGGGCAAGAGTTTGCGGAGCAGCTCGCTGCGCGGGGTAACGATCTCATTCTCGTTGCCCGCACTCCCGAGCGCCTTGAGGCAACGGCTCGCGATCTGGCCTCCCGTCACGGCGTATCAATCGAAGTGATCGCTGCCGACCTGGGCAACCCGCACGACCTCGCCATCGTCGAGGCTCGCCTCGCGGATGCCACGAGGCCGGTTACCACCCTTGTCAACAACGCGGGGTACGGGCTCAAAGCACCATTTCACGAAAACCCCGTCGAAAAAGAGGCACAGCACCTCGCCGTTCTCGTAGCCGCTCCGATGCGGTTGATGCACGCCGCGCTCGGCCCGATGCGGGCCCGTGCATCAGGCACCATCATTAACGTCTCGAGCGTGGCGGCCTACACGCCGCGCGGCAGCTACGGCGCTGCCAAGGCCTGGGTGCTGAGCTTTAGCCGGTGGGCGAACCTTGAATACCGCCGCGACGGAGTGACGGTGACCGCCGTGGTGCCCGGGTTCGTGCACACGGAGTTCCACGACAGGATGAGGGTGCGCACCGATACGATTCCCCGCGTGCTGTGGCTCGACCCGCCCCTTGTCGTGCGGTCGACCCTGAGGGCAGCCGATCACGGCCGTGCCGTCGTCATCCCGTCGATGCGATACCGCATGGTTGTGGCGCTGACGAAGGTTCTGCCCGACCGGCTTACCGCGGCGGGTTCCCTGCACCCGCGCTAA
- a CDS encoding nuclease-related domain-containing protein, producing the protein MNPNLHFDEVPPDDPAPDKRRSATSEFLRAQGEAPQRTPIQKIFGRSPLTVHSRSWLWAALGEVEVARALARLADGWKVVHSVPIRDAESQSCVDHLVIGPGGVYAVRAASFSGQDVWVSERSLIVAGHRLPHLRQVTLAVGQAETALSAAVDFPVSVIGVIAVVEPESITVTGRPRDVDVVASSQLTRWISRRPVILGPLQIRMMVDAATTESTWQAHPFSSPESVALVESFESIRRELVAARMVRRMWAAGGAVALAGGAVSLAIAIIMGN; encoded by the coding sequence ATGAACCCGAACTTGCACTTCGACGAGGTGCCGCCAGACGACCCTGCGCCAGATAAGAGGCGTTCGGCGACGTCGGAGTTTCTTCGAGCCCAGGGAGAGGCGCCGCAGCGCACGCCGATTCAGAAAATCTTCGGTCGCAGCCCACTCACCGTGCACAGTCGCTCGTGGCTCTGGGCGGCCCTCGGCGAGGTAGAGGTCGCGCGTGCCCTCGCTCGGCTGGCCGACGGCTGGAAGGTCGTGCACTCTGTTCCCATCCGGGATGCCGAGTCCCAGTCGTGTGTGGATCACCTCGTCATCGGGCCCGGCGGCGTCTATGCGGTGCGGGCGGCGAGCTTCTCGGGTCAGGATGTGTGGGTATCTGAGCGATCACTTATCGTGGCGGGTCACCGGCTCCCTCATCTGCGGCAGGTCACCCTCGCGGTTGGTCAGGCTGAGACGGCCCTCTCGGCTGCGGTTGATTTCCCCGTCTCCGTGATCGGTGTCATTGCCGTGGTCGAACCAGAAAGCATCACTGTTACAGGTCGACCTCGCGATGTGGATGTGGTTGCGTCGTCGCAGCTCACTCGATGGATTTCGCGCAGACCCGTGATTCTCGGACCCCTCCAGATCCGCATGATGGTCGACGCGGCAACCACTGAGTCAACCTGGCAAGCCCACCCATTTTCGTCGCCAGAGAGCGTGGCGTTGGTCGAATCGTTCGAGTCCATTCGGCGTGAACTCGTCGCCGCGAGGATGGTGCGCAGAATGTGGGCGGCAGGCGGTGCCGTCGCGCTCGCCGGTGGTGCGGTGTCCCTCGCGATTGCCATCATCATGGGCAACTGA
- a CDS encoding acyl-CoA dehydrogenase family protein: protein MTILTDDLLERIRLRAAGYDHDNSFAHEDLAELAAAGYLAAFVPVEWGGAGLGFAQVTREQSRLAAASPATALAINMHLVWTGVARVLLDRGDDSLAYVLHEAAAGEIFAFGVSEPGNDLVLFGSTTDARPRDDGGYEFTGTKIFTSLSPVWTRLGVFGIDTSGPQPQLVHAFLERGTDGIEIVDDWDTVGMRASQSNTTRLSSARARPDRVFGHRPVGPSAHPIVFAIFATFLTLVSSVYRGIAERGLELGVEAARSRRSLRTGISADQDPITRWKLADAAIAIDALTPQLDTLARDIDDLVDRGDQWFRALTGLKLRATETARFCIDQAVRVAGGSSFRSSHELGRLYRDVLAGGFHPSNEDSVHSTVATAILGPITDQAPSKGLST from the coding sequence GTGACGATTCTTACCGATGACCTGCTGGAGCGCATCCGTCTGCGGGCTGCCGGATACGACCACGACAATAGCTTCGCTCATGAGGATCTGGCCGAACTCGCCGCTGCCGGATACCTTGCAGCCTTTGTGCCGGTCGAATGGGGCGGGGCCGGGCTCGGATTCGCTCAGGTAACGAGGGAACAGTCGCGCCTGGCTGCAGCATCGCCAGCGACCGCGCTCGCCATCAACATGCATCTCGTGTGGACGGGCGTTGCCAGGGTGCTCCTCGACCGCGGCGACGACTCCTTGGCCTATGTGTTGCATGAGGCCGCGGCGGGGGAGATCTTCGCCTTCGGCGTGAGCGAACCCGGCAACGATCTTGTGCTGTTCGGCAGCACGACGGATGCTCGACCACGCGACGACGGGGGCTACGAGTTCACGGGCACCAAGATCTTCACCAGCCTCTCTCCCGTGTGGACTCGACTCGGAGTGTTTGGGATCGACACGTCGGGGCCGCAGCCACAGCTGGTCCATGCCTTCCTCGAGCGCGGCACCGACGGCATCGAGATCGTCGATGACTGGGACACGGTGGGCATGCGCGCCAGCCAGAGCAACACGACCCGGCTCAGCTCAGCACGGGCGCGCCCCGACCGGGTTTTCGGCCACCGCCCGGTTGGTCCGTCGGCGCATCCGATCGTCTTCGCGATTTTCGCCACATTTCTCACTCTTGTCTCATCGGTGTATCGAGGGATCGCCGAGCGCGGTCTGGAGCTCGGCGTCGAGGCCGCACGGTCACGCAGGTCGCTGCGTACGGGAATCTCGGCCGATCAAGATCCGATCACGCGATGGAAGCTCGCCGACGCCGCGATCGCCATCGACGCGCTAACACCCCAGCTCGACACACTCGCCCGCGACATCGATGACCTCGTCGACAGGGGAGACCAATGGTTCAGAGCGCTGACCGGCCTCAAGCTGCGGGCAACCGAAACCGCCCGGTTCTGCATCGACCAGGCCGTGCGGGTTGCGGGCGGGTCGTCGTTTCGGTCCTCTCATGAGCTCGGCAGGCTTTATCGCGATGTTCTTGCGGGAGGGTTTCACCCGAGCAATGAGGATTCTGTGCATTCGACCGTCGCTACCGCGATCTTGGGGCCGATAACCGACCAGGCACCGAGCAAAGGACTATCGACATGA